Genomic DNA from Pseudomonas sp. CCC3.1:
AAAAATCGCCGACCACCCGATCATTCTCACGCACGTTGTTGCGCAAAATGTTGATCAGGTCGCGATTGACCTGACCCCGCTCAAACAGCTTCATGATTGGAATAAACAGGCCTTCTTCGTAGACCTCACGCGCATCCGGGCCAAAACCACGACCACCAATGTCCACCACGTGCGCGGTGCTGGCGAAATAGCCGATCAACTGGCCTTTGTAGAACGAGGGCGAAACGATGGTGATGTCGTGCAAGTGCCCGGTGCCCTTCCACGGGTCATTGGTCACGTACACATCGCCTTCGAAAATATTCTCGGGGCCGATGTCTTTGATGAAATGCACCACGGCCTCAGCCATGGTGTTGACGTGCCCCGGCGTGCCGGTGACGGCCTGCGCCAGCATGTTGCCAGCCCGGTCGAACACCCCGGCAGACAAGTCGCCCGCCTCACGCACACTGGTCGAAAACGCCGTGCGGATCAGGGTCAGGGCCTGCTCTTCAACCACCGAAATCAGGCGATTCCACATCACCTGCATTTGAATATCGATCAAGGTATCGCTCATTGGAAAAATCGCCTTCTATGCAAGTGAGGCTTAACGCCGGACGACCAGCAGGCAGCCATCTGGCTGAACCGTGGCCGTGAAGGAGGACGACACAAAGGTCGACGTTTCGCGCTCGGCAATGATTGCCGGGCCGTCGATACGCGCCCCCGATTGCAGGGTTTCGCGCTGGTAGATGCCCGCATCGACAAAGCCGCCAATCACCACGTCAAAAACCTCGCGCCGAGCGACTTCCTGGGCACGGTGTGAAGCCTTGACCTGCTCCACCTCATCCACCGGCAGCAAAGGCGAACTGGCCTTGACTGACCAACTGACAATCTCGATGTCCGGCCCTTCAATCGGACGGCCGAAGAACACGGTGTAGGCCGCTTCAAACAGGGTTTTGAATTGCGCAGTGTCAGCGTTGCTGAACGGTTTGAACGGCAAGGCCACCGGAATCTCCCAGCCCTGACCGACGTAACGCATAAACGCCGTGCATTCCAGTTCCGGCTCGCCTTCAGGCATGCCTTGACGCAAGAAGCTGATCGCCTCGGCCTGCATGTCGTCAATCAGTGCATTGACCTGCGGCGCAGCAAACTCGGACAACCTGACAAAGGCGCTGCGCACTGCTTCGTAACCAAACGGCGCACGCAGGAAGCCAATGGCTGAACCAACCCCGGCACCGGCGGGCACCAGAAAGCGCGAAACACCCATTTTTTCGCACAGCCGCGCCGCGTGCAGCGGACCGCCGCCACCGAAGGTGATCATGGTGTATTCGCTAATATCCTTGCCGCTTTCAACCGCATGCACGCGGCCCGCATTGGCCATGTTTTCGTCGACCACTTCACAGATGCCATAGGCAGCGGTGACCGCATCCATGTTCAGCGGCTGCGCAATGGCACGCGCTGTGGCCGAGGTGGCCGCGTCTGTCGACAGGCGCATGGCGCCACCGGCAAAGTTGTCCGGATCAAGACGCCCCAGCAGCAGGTTGGCATCGGTAATGGTCGGTTGCTGACCACCACGCCCGTAACACGCGGGGCCCGGCTCGGAGCCTGCGCTGTGTGGGCCAACGCGAATCTGGCGCATGCTGTCAATGCTCGCAATCGAACCACCGCCAGCACCAATTTCGACCATCTCCACCACTGGGATCGAGATCGGCATGCCGCTGCCTTTCTTGAAGCGCCAGGTGCGCGCTACTTCGAATGTTTTGGCGGTTTTAGGGACTTGGTTTTCGATCAGGCAAATTTTCGCTGTGGTGCCGCCCATGTCGAACGAGACCACCGAATCCAGGGCATATTTACGAGCTATATCGGCAGCAAAAATTGCTCCACCCGCAGGCCCCGACTCCACCAGCCGCACCGGAAACTCAGCCGCGCTCTGCACTGAAATAATCCCGCCGCCGGAGTGAATCATAAACACCGGGCAGTTGGCGCCGGACGCTTTGAGCGTAACCACCAATCGGTCCAGATAGGACTTGATCAGCGGTTTGACATAGGCGTTGGCGCACACCGTGTTGAAACGCTCGAACTCGCGCATTTGCGGCGATACTTCGCTGGAAATCGAGATCGACACCGTCGGCAGTCGGCTCTGCAACGCATCACGCAGCAGGCGCTCATGTGCGCCATTCACGTAGCTGTGAATAAAGCCCACCGCGATGCTTTCGTAGCCACCCTCGGCCACGTGCTCCACCAGCGCGTCGATGTCGGCTTGTTGCGGGGCGATCAGCACCTCGCCGCGGACATTCAAACGCTCGCGCAGGGTGTAACGATGTTCGCGCTCGATCAGCGGTGGCGGCAGGGTGATGTTGATGTCGTATTGTTCGAAGCGGTTTTCGGTGCGCATTTCCAGCGTGTCACGAAACCCTTCAGTGGTAATAAAAGCGGTCTTGGCCCCACGTCGCTCAATGAGCGCATTGGTGGCCAGCGTGGTGCCGTGGATCAACTGCTCAATGTCCGATAACTGTAGCCCTGCAGCCTCCAGAACGGTTTTCACACCCGTGAGAATGGCGCGCTCTGGCAGCTCATAGTCAGTAAGGATTTTGGTTGAGTGCAACACCCCGCCTGCGTCCAGCGCGATATCGGTAAAGGTCCCACCTATGTCCACGCCGACCCGGCATGAAGTAGCAGTCATCGTCGTATCCCCTGAAATTCCTGATCTCATGACAAGAGGCATTCAAGCCCGCTTGAAATGTAAGTTATAAGTTGTCTTACAGGCAGTCAAGCACTGTCACACGGCTTTTTGATTCTTTTCGGGGATTGCCGGGGCTTGTGAGATCCCGGCAATGTCATCACCCCAGTGTCTTGACCATGCGCGAGCCGCCCACGGCCTGGGCGGTCGGGAACACTTCGAGACGCGACACATCGACCTGCTGCGGCAAGCTCAAGGCCGCCAGCAATAAAGTGGCAATGTCCTGCGGCTGGATCGACTCATAGCCGTCGTACAGCTCGCTGCCTGCGGCCTGCATGCCCATGGCGGTCTTGTACAACTGGGTCTGCACCCGGCCCGGGGCAATTTCAGTGACACGCACCCCGCTGCCGAGCAAATCACAGCGCAGCGCATCACAAAACAGACTGATACCGGCCTTGGACGCGCCATACACCGCTGCGCCCGGATGCGGCGCTCGACCCGCACTGGAACCGATAAAGAACAGATGACCATGCCCGCGCTCGATCATCCCCGGCAGCACCTGCCGCGTCAGATGCAAAGGCGCCTTGAGGTTGATATCGAACATGTTGTCGATTTCAGTCGGGTCCATCTCTTGAAAAGAGGCGCGGGTAGACAGGACACCGGCGTTATTGACCAGCACATCCACCGGGTAACGCGCCAGCACATCGGCGTACTCATTGATCTGCCGCACATCGGCCTCGACCACGATCACGCCCTGCTCTTCACGCAATTGGGCCAGCGCCTCAGGGTTGCGACCGACCGCGATCACCTGCAACCCGGCATCGCGCAGTGCCAGCACCACCGCTTTGCCGATCCCGCTGGTGGCACCCGTGACCAGCGCACAACGATAACGGGCGGCAATCGACACTGAATCAGGCATAGATATAGCCCCCGCTGACAATCACGTTTTCGCCGGTGGCATAGCTATTGCGGCTACTGCCCATCATCACGATCCACTCGGCTATTTCGGCAGGTTCAGCAGCGCGACCCAGCGGGTTGGCAGCCGCCAGTTCACCGAGAAAACCCAGTTGCTTGGCGCGCTCGGTGGCAAAACCGGCCGGGGCCACCGAGTTGACCAGAATCTGGTCTTTGGCACAGGCCTGGGCGAAGGACTTGGTCAGGCTGACGACCGCCGCCTTGGTCGCGGCGTAGTGGGCGTTTTGTGGGTGGGCCTTGAAGGCATCCACCGAGGTCACATTGACGATGCGACCGGTCACTGCCGGCGCTGCCACGTAGGCCTGCATGTGCTTCACCGCCGCGACCATCATGTGATAGGTGCCTTTGATGTTGACGGCGTTTTCCAGGTCCCACTCTTCGTCGCTGATCTCGAAAATGTCTTGTCTGGGATAAATCGCGGCACTGTTCACCAGGCAATCGACACGACCCAAGGCATCGACAATCTGCTGGAAAGCAGCATGTGCCGAGGCTTGACGGGAAATATCGCCGACCGCCGTGGCCACTTCACACCCCTCGGCGCGAAGCAGTTCGGCTGCCGCCGCCATCAACGGCTCGTTTCTATCGATAATGCCAATCTTTGCGGCCCCGCGTTTACGCATCAGCTTGGCTGTTTCCAACCCCAAACCCGAAGCACCACCGACGATTACAACCGTTTGCCCGTCCATCAAACACCTCCACGATTAGTCTTTACGTAAGATGCCTGTTGTCTTACATTTGGTCAAATTCAATTTGCCCGACACGGGTACAGGACAGCACCATGCCAGCCGCCCTCCTCGCGACAAAATCTGTTCCCGGCACGGTGCGCGACCGCTTGCTGGATGTGGCCCTGGAATTGTTTGCGACGCGGGGTTATCAGGCGATTGGCCTGCGTGATCTGGCCGCGCGGGTGGGGTTGCATGCGGGCTCGCTGTACGCCCACTTCGAAAACAAACAGTGCGTGCTGTTCGAGTTGATCGAGGGCGCCCTGTGCGACCTGCTGGCCGACACCAAACGCCGCATGCGCGGTGCAAGCAGCCAGCGCGAACGTCTGCATCGATTCGTCCACGCGTTTGTCACCTTCAACCTTGCCGAAAAACATCGTCTGCTGCTGGTCACCCGGGAATTCATCAACCTGAATGACCAGCAACAGCAAGAAATCAACCAACTACAAAGCCATTACGCGGCCTTGCTCAACAGCATTATTTCGGCCGAATACGCCAACAATGCGCACACCACGCTGATTACCGAAGCGGTGATCGGCATGCTTTTCGGCCAGTCGCAATGGCGCAGCATCGACGTGACGGAGCGTTATCTGGCCGACACCCTGACTTCGTTCGTCATGGGCATGATCACCACCGAGCAGCCCAAACACTCATGAGTTGCGCTTGCCCTGCCAAAAGATCCAGCCACTCACCGCCATCAACACCCAAGCAGCAATCGCGCCATACACCATCACCCAGCCAAATCCGTGCGCCAATGCAGCGCCCTGCCCCGCTGCGCTCAGGTTTCCCGCCGAAATACTCTGCGCCAGCGATCTCAGTTGCTCTTCATCGACCACGCCGGGCATCTGGCTGCGCAGAGAGGACAGCGTGCCTTGCACCAGAATGAAGCCCATCAGCGCGATATTGATGGCCAGGCTGATCATGCGTGCGCTGATGTCGATACCCGACGCCATGCCCGAGCGTTCACTGGACACCGAGCCGGTGGTGGTATTCGTCACCGGCGTGTTGGTCAGCCCTAACCCGGCCCCTGCCAGCACACAACCGGCCAGCATGCTCAACCAACTGGCCTGCTCGACGCTACTCCCCCATTTCATCAACATAAAACCCAACCCAATGGTGAACAATCCGGCAGGAATCACCACGTCCGCCCGATAGCGCAACGCCAGACGCTCGCCTAACGGCGGGACCACCAGGGTCGGTAGCGTGTAGGCCAGTAACGCCAGACCGGTGCCAACACTGCCGTAACCCAGGCTGTTCTGAAAGTACAACGGCAGGTAAATCATGAAGGGCCAGAAACTGAAATTCATCGCAGCTGCGCCAATCAAGGCGCCCGAGAAACGACGAATACGCAGCACCGAAAAGTCGAACATTGGATCGACGCCACGCCGTTGCGAGACCACAAAAACGCTAAAACTGACGACCGCCACCAACAGGCTGAACAGCACTTTGCGGGTAGTAAAACCCGTTGCAGCGCCTTGGGTCAGAAACCACGAAAGCCCCAACACCGCCAATGACAGCGACGTAATCCCCAGCACATCAAGGCGTCGACGTTGCGGGTCTTTTGACTCATCGATCCCGACAATCACCAGTCCCAGCGCCAGTACGGAAATCGGCGCATGCACCAAAAACACCCATTCCCAACTCGACACCGTCACGATGGCCGCACCGATAATCGGCCCGAAACCCAGGCCAATGCCGAACACAATCCCCCAAGCACTAAATGCCTTTCCCCGGGCTGCCGCTGATTGGAACCTGTGTGACAACACGGCCACCTGGCAGATCAACATCGCCCCCGCTGCCATGCCTTGCAAAAATCGACTGACAATCAACACGTCATTGTTTTGTGCAAGGCCGCAACTCAACGAGGTCATGCCGAACAACACCAGACTGATCATGAACACCCGCTTGCGCCCATAGCGGTCCGCCAGCGTGCCGATGGCCATTAGCACCATGGTGCAGGCGATGGTGTAGGCATTCATGATCCATTGCAGATCGTTGAAATTACTGTGCAACACCGCCTCAAGGGTCGGCAGGATGGCGGGCACGCTGGACACTTCCAAGCCAAACATCAGCGCGGCTATGCACACGGCTGCGAGGGTAAACACATCTTTTTGTGACGACGAAAACGGCATCAAGATCTTCCAGATCAAAGGGATGGGCTAGCGCCTATAGCGCGACCGGGGGCATTCTGGGAGCAATCCGAAGATGACAAAAATGATTTAATTTCGTAGGTTTTATTAATTTTCATCATGAGTTAGCCAAATGGACTTCGACCCAGCCCTGTTACGAGCGCTTATCGCAATCAAAGAAACGGGCAGTTTCACGCGTGCTGCCGAGCGCATGCACGTGAGCCAATCGGCGATCAGTCATCAGATCCGCCGCCTCGAAGAACAAGCCGGCACCACACTTCTGACCCGCACCACCCGGCGCTTGACGCTGACCGAAGACGGCGAAGATTTTCTGCGCCATGCCGAATGCATCATCAAGGCCCACGACGCCTTGATCCGCCGCTTTGAAACGTCATCGGTGACTGGGGCCGTGCGATTTGGCCTGCCAGAGAACTTTATCGGCGATGGCTTGCCGCCGTTGCTGACCCGCTTTACCCGGCAGTTTCCTGCGGTGCGCCTCGACGTCACCGTTTGCCCTTATCTGGACCTGCGTGCTCAAGTCGATACTGACAAACTCGATCTGGCCGTAGTCCTGGCATTACCGGGCAGTCCGGCGGGCGGCACCGTGCTGCGCGAAACCCATTTTGTCTGGGTCGCCGCGCAACACTTTGAATTCCCGGACGCTGGCCTGTTACCACTGGCCTTTGCCCCTGCGCCTTGCGTGCATCGCCAAGTAGCCATCGACGCTCTGCAGGACTCCAGCGTGGAATGGCGAGTGGCCTTTACCTCAGCCAGCCAGCAAGGCCTACGCGCCGCAGTCCTGGCAGGGCTTGCCGTTACCGCTTTGCCGAAGGGCGATCTGGAGCCGGGCATGCGCGTGATTGACGGCCAATATGGCCTTCCGGCACTGCCCAAGGCTGACTTCAGGCTTATTTGGAGTATCGCCGTAAAAAACCCAGCGGCCTGTGCGTTTGGGAAACTACTGGTGAGCGTGTGCGAGCCGAATTGAAGCAAAACCGAGTACGACCTTGTTATTCAAGGTCGATCGGTACGGCAAAGGTTCTTTTGATGTTTTGCATGGCCACGCAGGTTCTGAACTGTTTGATATTGCCAAAGAAAAACAGCTCTCGGGTCAGCAGTTCGTACTCACTCATGTCTCGCACATTCATCACCAGCAAAAAGTCAAAATCACCGGTCACGTAATACACCTGTTGCACTTGTGGGCAACTGACAAAGCGTTTTTTGATTTCATCCAGCAGATCAAGACGTTCATTTTCAAGTTTGACTTCGACAATCACCGTAATAGGTCGTCCCACGGCGGCCGGGTCAACAATACTGACGTTCTGCTTTATCACGCCTGAAGCCTCTAATGCAGCAATTCTTCGGTTAACGGCCGAAGGCGACAAGTTGACGTCCTCCGCCAATTCTCGCTGCGAGATCCGGTTGTTGTCCTGCAAAAGATTGAGAATCTTGCGGTCATAAGCATCAAGTTGCATGGGGTGATTCCTTCACAAGGGGCCGGGGGATTACAGCAGATAATGCGTCTGTACGCTCATTCCTTGCGCACACTGGTCGCAAACAGGCCATTAAACAGCGCCTGACGCAACAAAAAACCGAAAACGCAACAATGACCCATTTCAACCCTCGATTTTCGAGCAATTGTGCGCAGCCCCGGCAGTAGCATCTTTTCATCCCGCCTGCTGGTCAGGAATGGGCTGCACTTCCCACAGATCAAAACAATAAGAAAGGAGGAAGCATGTTTAACGCTATCCCAACCGCACTTGCAGCTTTTAGTTTGGTACTGCCCCGCCACTTATCCGATGGGAGCCTTGCGATGAATCCAGTTCAAGTACAACGAATTCCCCACACTGCATTGATTAAAGCAGGTCGACTAATTGCACTCGGCGCGGTCAGTCTTATTATCAGTGCCACGTTAAGTTTTACTTCTGTGGCGACAGCCGCCAACCTGGACGAGATCAAAAGCCGCGGCACGCTTAATATCGCCACCGAAGACAGTTACTACCCTTTTGAATTTATCAAGGACGGCCAGTCCGATGGTTTTCACAAGGATGTCATTGCTGAACTTCGCAAGTACGCGCCCTTTAAAGTCAACCAGGACATCATGCCGTGGACCGGTTTGCTGGCCGGTATTACTTCCGGCAAGTACGACGCCGCAATCACCGGCGCCGGAGTGACCGAAGAACGCCTGGGCGCATTTGATTTCGTAGCCCCGGTCGCGCCTGAAGTGTCGCATTACATCAAACGGGCGAATGACGACCGTATCAAATCAATCGCCGACCTGTCGGGCTTGACCGTGGGTGTGCAGGCCGGTGGCGCGCAACTGGCGCGCTTGACGCAACTAGATGCCAAACTCAAAGCCGGTGGCGGTTCGCTTGGCAAAATTGTTCAGTACCAGTCTTACCCGGAAGCCTATGCCGACCTGGCCAATGGCCGACTCGACTATGTCGTGAACTCCATTGTTCCGGCCAACATGCTGGTCAAGGAACGGCCAAAAGTGTTTGCCGTCGGCGAAGCCACGTCGAGCATGGGTTACATCGCCTGGCCCGTGGCCAAGGGTAATAAGGAACTGCTGGATTACCTCAGCGGCTTTGTTAACCACTTGCGCGACACCGGCAAACTTGCCGAACTTCAAGTCAAATGGCTTGGACAGTCCTTCGACACTCTCCCGCGCGAACCGATTACGTCTTCAGCACAGTTCACTCAATTGACCGCGCAATAACCTGAACGCCCTCATTGTTGGTGCATGACGTACCAACAATGCTCAGGTCACTACAGATTTCTGTTGGCTCGGCAGGCAGCTGAATGCCTAAGAACGTGTTCGAAGGATGTCGTTAATGGAAAGCAGTGACTGGATCACGCTCCTGTATGCCGCATGGACAACTATTTGGGTGTGCGGCATTTCTATCGCGCTCGGCATTATGCTCGGGCTGGTGGTTGCACTGTTACGTGCTGCCAAAATCCCTGTCATCAGCCACGTTCTCTCGGTCTATGTCAGCTTGATAAGAGCGACGCCGATGGTCACGTTGGTCTTGTTCTTATTTGTGATTGCACCGTCAGCAGGCTGGGAAGTTGATGCTCGCGTGGTGGCTATCGCCGCCATGACGCTCAATACAACGGCGTTCAACGCCGAGATCTGGCGCGGCGCGCTGAACAGTTTTTCCAAGGAGCAACTTGAAGCCGCCAAAGCCGCCGGCATGACCACGGGTTTAACCCTGCGGCGCATCATGCTCCCGCAAATGTTGACGACCAGCCTGCCAGGGCTGGTGAACGAAATGTCATTGCTGGTCAAAAGCAGTCCGGCCATCGCCATGATCGGCATTGTCGAATTAACCCGCGTGACCAATCGCATTGCAGCCGTGACCTATGACCCGCTGCCGCCGATTCTGGCAGCCGGACTGCTCTATATCCTGATCATCGGCGGGCTTGTCCGCTTCCAGCGAATCGCAGATTCGCGCGCCAAGCGCCTGGCCATGTAGGAGAGCCCATGAACGGACTAACCATGCTGTGGGACAACCTGGACGTGTTTGCGCTGGGGTTACAAAACACGCTGATCCTTTTTTGCGTGTCATCGGTGTGCGCTTTTCTGTTGGCGTGCGTTATCGCCTTCCTGTTAGAGGGGCGCGACAACAACGTCACCGGAAAACTGATTCGCGGGGCGATGGACCTGATGCGAATGCTGCCTTTCCTGATCTTTTTGTACCTGCTGTATTACGGCTTGCCCAACGTTGGCATCCGCCTGGATGTGTGGTCTGCAGGGTTCCTGGCGCTGATCACCTATCACGCGGCCTACTTTGCCGAAATATTGCGCGCTGCCAGAACGTCACTTCCGGCTGGCCAGGCAGAAGCGGCCTATGCCCACGGGTTTGTGAACTCGAAGATGTACTGGCGGATTCTGCTGCCACAAATGGTGATGCGCTCAGGGCCGCTGTTTGGCAACCAATTGGTCTGCCTTTTAAAAGACACCGCCTTCTTGTCCATCATCACCTTGATGGACCTGACCGCTGCGGCCTCGGCCGTACAAGCCAAATACTTTGTGCCGCTGCCACCGTTTGTTTTCGTCATCGCCTTGTATTGGTCAATCACACTTCTGGTCGAGGCATTGCTGCGTCGTCTTGGCCGACGCGCGCAGAAAAGAGGACTGGTTCATGAATAAGTCGGCCCCGGTCGTTGAAATACGCGATCTGCACAAAAACTTCGGCGGCATTGAGGTGCTTCGCGGCATCAACCTGCAGGTCGAACGCGGACAAACCGTGAGTATTCTGGGCTCTTCGGGCTCAGGAAAATCCACCATGCTGCGCTGCATCAACTGGCTGGAAGTGCCCGACGCCGGGGAGATTTATATTGGCGGCGAGCGCATGGGCGTCAAAGGCTGCGGGGTTAAACCCATGTCAAACCGCGAGCTGGCGGCGATGCGTGCTCGCACGGCCATGGTGTTTCAGAGCTTCAATCTGTGGCCGCACCTTACGGTGCTGCAAAACATTACCGAAGCGCCGATCCATGTCATGGGGGTCAACCGCAAAGAGGCCACCGGGCAGGCCACCGCCTTGCTGGAAAAAGTCGGCCTGTCGCACAAGCACGATGCCTACCCGTGGTCGTTGTCTGGCGGGCAACGCCAACGGGTGGCAATCGCCAGAGCCCTGGCGATGAACCCCGAAGTGATTTTGTTCGATGAGCCTACTTCCGCCCTCGACCCGGAACTGGTCGGTGAAGTGCTGGCGGTTATCCGCTCGCTGGCCGAAGACGGTTTCACCATGGTCATCGTGACCCATGAAATGGAGTTCGCACGCGCTGTTTCCGATGAAGTGGTGTTCATCGAGAAAGGCCAGATTATTGAGCAGGCCGCCCCGGAAAAATTCTTCACTGACGCCGACAGTGAGCGGGTCCGCCAGTTTTTAGGGCGCTACAGAACAGCCAGTGCATGAACAGCATTCATCTCTTATTTCCAATGAACAACGATGGAGCCGGTATGTTATTCGCCAACCCTCGCGCCACACGCTGCACCTATCCCGCCAGCCTTCAGGATGTAATGAGCGTGCAGGCCGCCCATGAATCACGCGACTGGTTGTCGCGCTGGGAACACCTGAGCCCGCACGCCACACCGCTGTGGCAACTGCCGGGGATTGCGGCAGAACTTGGCATTGGCCAGTTCTGGGTCAAGGACGAATCGACCCGTTCGCCTCTGGCCAGCTTCAAGGCCTTGGGCGCACCGATTGCACTGGTCAGGCTGATCTTGCGCCTTATGCCGCACGAGTCCTTTGACCCCAAGGGACTGATTCAAGGTCAATACCAAGAGCGTCTGCGCGACTTCACCGTGATCAGCGCCACCGACGGCAACCACGGCCGAGCGCTGGCCGCAGCTGCCCAAAGCGTCGGCTGCCAATGCGTCATCGTGTTGCACGCCAACGTGAGCACCGAGCGTGAAGCGGCGATTGCCGAGTACGGCGCGCGGATCATCCGGATCAAGGGCAACTACGACGAGTCGGTACAGCACACTGCCGACATAGCCGAGCAGAACGGCTGGCCGGTGGTATCGGACACCTCCTATGAAGGTTACGAAACCGTTCCGCGTGATGTGATGCAAGGCTACGGCACTATCTGCGCCGAGTTGATCGAGCAAACCACGGGCGACGCCAACGCCGCTAGCCCGTTCACGCATGTCTTGCTGCAAGGTGGCGTGGGCGGCCTGGCAGCGGGTATCAGCAGTTACTTGTGGGAAATCTATCAAGAGCAACGCCCAATACTGATCATGGTCGAGCCACATCAGGCCGATTGTCTCTATCAAAGCGCAATTGAGGGCCATGCGAGCAAAGCCACCGGCTCCGTGGACTCGGTGATGGCAGGCCTGGCCTGTGGTGAAACATCGCCGCTGGCCTGGCGCTTTCTAGAGACGAGCATCGATTTTTTCATGACCATCAGCGACGAAGACGCCGTGACCGCCATGCAGCGCTTGGCACGCGGCAGCGAGCGCGACATTGCGCTAGTTGCCGGCGAGTCAGGGGTAGCCGGTCTGGCGGCCCTGCAATGGTTGGCAAACCAGCCGCAAGCCGCCCAAACGCTTGGCATCGACCACAACGCGCGCGTGCTGATCATCAACACCGAAGGCGCCACAGCGCCGACCGTGTACACGCAATTGGTGGGGGAATCTGCTGAAGTCGTGCTTGCCCGACAACACCAGTGGCAACTAAAACACAGCGTATAAGCAGAACCATAAAGGAGCACCTGCCGTGAACCACGAACACGATTTTCACGCTCAACTGGTCAGTTGGCGCCACCACCTCCATCAACACCCAGAGGTGGGTTTCGAAGAGGTCCAGACCTCTGACTATGTCGCGGATGCCCTCACAGCCATGGGCCTTGAGGTTCACCGGGGCATTGGCGGCACCGGCCTGGTGGCCAGCCTGAGCATTGGCGACAGCGCGGCAGTGGTCGGCCTGCGTGCCGATATGGACGCCCTGCACATTCACGAAAGCGCCCCCGGACGCGAGCATGCCTCGGTCACCCCCGGAAAAATGCATGCCTGCGGTCATGATGGACACATGGCCATGATCCTCGGCGCGGCTAAATTGCTGACCGAACGCCGCGACTTCAACGGCACCGTGCGCTTTATCTTTCAGCCCGCGGAAGAGCATGGCTGCGGTGCCAAGGCGATGATT
This window encodes:
- a CDS encoding hydantoinase/oxoprolinase family protein, which encodes MTATSCRVGVDIGGTFTDIALDAGGVLHSTKILTDYELPERAILTGVKTVLEAAGLQLSDIEQLIHGTTLATNALIERRGAKTAFITTEGFRDTLEMRTENRFEQYDINITLPPPLIEREHRYTLRERLNVRGEVLIAPQQADIDALVEHVAEGGYESIAVGFIHSYVNGAHERLLRDALQSRLPTVSISISSEVSPQMREFERFNTVCANAYVKPLIKSYLDRLVVTLKASGANCPVFMIHSGGGIISVQSAAEFPVRLVESGPAGGAIFAADIARKYALDSVVSFDMGGTTAKICLIENQVPKTAKTFEVARTWRFKKGSGMPISIPVVEMVEIGAGGGSIASIDSMRQIRVGPHSAGSEPGPACYGRGGQQPTITDANLLLGRLDPDNFAGGAMRLSTDAATSATARAIAQPLNMDAVTAAYGICEVVDENMANAGRVHAVESGKDISEYTMITFGGGGPLHAARLCEKMGVSRFLVPAGAGVGSAIGFLRAPFGYEAVRSAFVRLSEFAAPQVNALIDDMQAEAISFLRQGMPEGEPELECTAFMRYVGQGWEIPVALPFKPFSNADTAQFKTLFEAAYTVFFGRPIEGPDIEIVSWSVKASSPLLPVDEVEQVKASHRAQEVARREVFDVVIGGFVDAGIYQRETLQSGARIDGPAIIAERETSTFVSSSFTATVQPDGCLLVVRR
- a CDS encoding TetR/AcrR family transcriptional regulator, with product MPAALLATKSVPGTVRDRLLDVALELFATRGYQAIGLRDLAARVGLHAGSLYAHFENKQCVLFELIEGALCDLLADTKRRMRGASSQRERLHRFVHAFVTFNLAEKHRLLLVTREFINLNDQQQQEINQLQSHYAALLNSIISAEYANNAHTTLITEAVIGMLFGQSQWRSIDVTERYLADTLTSFVMGMITTEQPKHS
- a CDS encoding MFS transporter; translation: MPFSSSQKDVFTLAAVCIAALMFGLEVSSVPAILPTLEAVLHSNFNDLQWIMNAYTIACTMVLMAIGTLADRYGRKRVFMISLVLFGMTSLSCGLAQNNDVLIVSRFLQGMAAGAMLICQVAVLSHRFQSAAARGKAFSAWGIVFGIGLGFGPIIGAAIVTVSSWEWVFLVHAPISVLALGLVIVGIDESKDPQRRRLDVLGITSLSLAVLGLSWFLTQGAATGFTTRKVLFSLLVAVVSFSVFVVSQRRGVDPMFDFSVLRIRRFSGALIGAAAMNFSFWPFMIYLPLYFQNSLGYGSVGTGLALLAYTLPTLVVPPLGERLALRYRADVVIPAGLFTIGLGFMLMKWGSSVEQASWLSMLAGCVLAGAGLGLTNTPVTNTTTGSVSSERSGMASGIDISARMISLAINIALMGFILVQGTLSSLRSQMPGVVDEEQLRSLAQSISAGNLSAAGQGAALAHGFGWVMVYGAIAAWVLMAVSGWIFWQGKRNS
- a CDS encoding LysR family transcriptional regulator, whose protein sequence is MDFDPALLRALIAIKETGSFTRAAERMHVSQSAISHQIRRLEEQAGTTLLTRTTRRLTLTEDGEDFLRHAECIIKAHDALIRRFETSSVTGAVRFGLPENFIGDGLPPLLTRFTRQFPAVRLDVTVCPYLDLRAQVDTDKLDLAVVLALPGSPAGGTVLRETHFVWVAAQHFEFPDAGLLPLAFAPAPCVHRQVAIDALQDSSVEWRVAFTSASQQGLRAAVLAGLAVTALPKGDLEPGMRVIDGQYGLPALPKADFRLIWSIAVKNPAACAFGKLLVSVCEPN
- a CDS encoding SDR family oxidoreductase, which gives rise to MPDSVSIAARYRCALVTGATSGIGKAVVLALRDAGLQVIAVGRNPEALAQLREEQGVIVVEADVRQINEYADVLARYPVDVLVNNAGVLSTRASFQEMDPTEIDNMFDINLKAPLHLTRQVLPGMIERGHGHLFFIGSSAGRAPHPGAAVYGASKAGISLFCDALRCDLLGSGVRVTEIAPGRVQTQLYKTAMGMQAAGSELYDGYESIQPQDIATLLLAALSLPQQVDVSRLEVFPTAQAVGGSRMVKTLG
- a CDS encoding Lrp/AsnC family transcriptional regulator, whose protein sequence is MQLDAYDRKILNLLQDNNRISQRELAEDVNLSPSAVNRRIAALEASGVIKQNVSIVDPAAVGRPITVIVEVKLENERLDLLDEIKKRFVSCPQVQQVYYVTGDFDFLLVMNVRDMSEYELLTRELFFFGNIKQFRTCVAMQNIKRTFAVPIDLE
- a CDS encoding SDR family oxidoreductase, giving the protein MDGQTVVIVGGASGLGLETAKLMRKRGAAKIGIIDRNEPLMAAAAELLRAEGCEVATAVGDISRQASAHAAFQQIVDALGRVDCLVNSAAIYPRQDIFEISDEEWDLENAVNIKGTYHMMVAAVKHMQAYVAAPAVTGRIVNVTSVDAFKAHPQNAHYAATKAAVVSLTKSFAQACAKDQILVNSVAPAGFATERAKQLGFLGELAAANPLGRAAEPAEIAEWIVMMGSSRNSYATGENVIVSGGYIYA